A stretch of DNA from Montipora capricornis isolate CH-2021 chromosome 1, ASM3666992v2, whole genome shotgun sequence:
TATGAGGCAAAGACGCATAACGCAAATGGCCATAGCGTAAAAAGGATAACGCAATGAGGCATAACGCAGAGCCATAActtaaacaggaagaaaaagttcgATAGCGATTATATGTTCTTTCCCTTGAACAATcaattgacattttttttagAGCTGAAATTATTTACGGAGTGCACAGCtagtctccattcttcaaagggCCTTTGCGTTATTTTACGTTATGCCGTTTGCGTTATGAATATTTGCATTATGCTTTGCTGCGTTATGCCTTTTATTTTAtgttatgcctttttgcgttatgcctctgcATTATTCCTCTTTACGTTATGActgtttgcgttatggctatttgcgttatgccttttgCGTTATGGCTGTTTGCATTATGACTTTTCGCGTTATGCCTCTCTGCATTATGCCTCTTTCCTTGAAGGCCATTTGAAGAATCGGCTttttgccattcagctttggattgatcCATTCATggtttggacgattttattgcaaattttgtcatagatatacctccatagATCGGTAATGAAAGGAATTCGACACGTCATCTATGTTACTCTTATCTCCACGTCAAAATATCTCGCTCCAGAGCAAACTTAGCACCGATCTCTTGCTAAGAACTTTCCAGAATAAGTCCACGAAGTGAAGCTGTAGATTCTAATTCCCCAGAGATGTGGTTCATACCAGTGTCACTTGCATAATGAGAAACACCAGACGCACTGTCTGACATGACAGAGCACGCATGTGCTGATCCATTCACCGCTGACATTACCATCAGCGAACTGTCAATCGTTTTCTCGTCCAAGTTCAGATATGGCTCCGATAAGTCACTTTCAACTATACTTTTAACAGTTCGTTTTTCCATGAAGGGTGCGTCGTTTCTGTTTACATTCCAGCTGGTTCCACTGGCCATATTAAGATAAGTTAATTCGTTTCTGTCTTTGTCAACGCTCACACTATGCTCAAGGAGACTTCGCACTTGATTGGGCACAAGGTCCTCACTCTTGATGTTCGCACTCTCGTCTACATCACTAGGtactaaattttctttcctttcattttccaaagGCCGCGGCTTTTGACTGGGTGCCGTTTCATCGCTGGCACCGCTCTCTTGAGAGGGCGGCAAATCCGAAATCTTTTCGTCTTCGTTTCCGAGCCGTAGATGCACGTTAGAAGAGAGgcattttttcaacaaattcttttttccttttcgtttCTTGATTCGCTTTCGTTTGACTTCCACAATCTTTGGTTTTTCAGCAGCAGTCGCAGATTGGTTTTTTTCGAGGAGTACATATTGGAGGTCCACAAATGGCTATGGAAATCAACCATAACAATGAAGAATTTGAGTAAAAAGGGTAAAACACATAATTTTTTAAGTTGGCATTTTCTGAAGTAGCgaatttggaaaaaatatcAACTGTGTGTATGCATGTTTTCCAACAAAATGGAAAGTACATGAAAAAGCTACCTCTAAGTTGTCTATCAAGGCAAGATATAAAACGCCATTGGCTATGTAACTCATACAATTGACCAAGATGGGGTTTGTTTGTTGGAGTTCATTTTGAATGCTTTGTAACAGCATTGGTCATGGCGTCGCTAAAAAGCAACAATCTTAGTGCGACGGATTGCTTATTTCCATCTGTTTATGGTACACAGCTCTATAATATTACAAATATATTTCACCAAAAGCTCATCTGTAGCACAGGAATGGTTTGTTATGTTCCAAACGTACGAGAAATAATTTCCTTGTAAAATTCATATGATAGATTTGATAATCTATGCCAACAGTGGTCTTTCGAAATAATGTCAAAGCCTACTTTTTTAAATAAACGTTTCGGACATTCTCTGACACAAGGTGTCtatagaaatttccatgtacatcccagttgccAAGACAAAGTAGTTTCAGATCTTCTCTGCCACAAGATGTGTATGGAAATTTCCctgtacatcccagttgcttagaCGAAATAGCTTCAGATATTCTCTGCCACAAGGTGTCTATGGAAATTTCtatgtacatcccagttgcttgGACGAAAtagtttcagatattctttgccacaaggtgtctatggaaatttccatgtacatcccagttgcttagaCGAAATAGCTTCAGATATTCTCTGCTACAAGGTggctatggaaatttccatgtacatcccagttgcttagacaaagtagtttcagatattctttgccacaagatgtgtatggaaatttccatgtacatcccagttgccAAGACAAAGTTATAGTTTCAGATATTCTCTGCCACAAGATgtgtatggaaatttccatgtacatcccagttgcttagaCAAAGTAGTTTCAGATATTCTCTGCCACAAGATgtgtatggaaatttccatgtacatcccagttgcttagataaaatagcttcagctattctttgccacaagatgtgtatggaaatttccatgtacatcccagttgcttagaTAAAATAGTTTCAGATATTCTCTGCCACAAGGTgtgtatggaaatttccatgtacatcccagttgcttagaTAAAATAGTTTCAGATATTCTCTGCCACAAGGTgtgtatggaaatttccatgtacatcccagttgcttagaTAAAATAGTTTCAAGCTATTCTTTGCCACAAGATgtgtatggaaatttccatgtacatcccagttgcttagaCGAAATAGCTTcagatattctttgccacaaggtgtgtatggaaatttccatgtacatcccagttgcttagataaaatagcttcagctattctttgccacaagatgtgtatggaaatttccatgtacatcccagttgcttagaCGAAATAGCTTcagatattctttgccacaaggtgtgtatggaaatttccatgtacatcccagttgcttagaTAAAATAGTTTCAGATATTCTCTGCCACAAGATgtgtatggaaatttccatgtacatcccagttaTTTAGGAAATGTTCTTAAATGTTAAGGTTTCCGCTCAAGACCTTTATAGGtaatttataattaacaaaACGAAATCTCAGCAAATGTTTCAAGGCAATGCTAGACATTAAACATGTCTTAAAAAGTTTAAGGAATTATGTCTGCATGATCTTTGCTTCACCAATTAAAGACAAAACCAATAAACAGCAAAGTTTCACTCCTCATCAGTGCCTGACGCTGATGATCTTGCATTGCTCAGTTTTGTGATCTCCATGTTAAATGCACTGACTGGATCTTGTTTGTCGTAGATGCTCAGGAGATTCTCTTTGCAGTCGAATGCTGGTATTAGGGAAGAAGACACTGCAAACAGGATTAATAAACAAACACAAtctattcagctttaaacattatcgtgtgaaaataaagttccattattattattactatttattATGCGGAACTATCTTGTTGGTGCAAGGTTCCTTTGAGCTGGATGATAAGTcccaagacaaaaaaaaagccGCACGAACGATAAGGGCCCGTAGGCACTAGGCAAATATTTgtgaattttgcgaaaaaatcttCATCGGTGCGTTCCGTGATTTTTTTTCCCACCAAACTTCGGAGGCGCCGTCATCCGGCTGAGAAGCCATGATCGAAGGGAAACGTCAATCAAGTGATCTAGTAAACTGTCAACATTTTCGATTAAAAAATCTTCCCGCAACGAGCACTTAAATGGTTCTATTTCAAAGAGATTGGCACTTTGTGGtttacaaatattttgttattttccaatGCTACAGTATATGATAATCATATTGAAAATTAGGTGGAGGCAAaatttttttccagatttttgGTAGGGCTAAACTAATTCTGTCAGCCGAGTGCGTACGGACCCTTACgtcctcacgtccaagggcaaaaaaaaattaccatgaCACTTTCACAACGTCCGCATACCGCGCTTCGCTCATATTTGTAGCTCCTTTTCCTATCTTTTCTTTCCTATTTTAACCCCCACCCTTCCTTCTTTCATGGGGTTACTGACAATTAAATCTTACGTTTATCTACATCGGTCAACTTGATGGTCGAAGCTCCGGTAACTGGACACGTTCGAGACACGTACCTAGTGTCTTCTGCAAAAAAGAAGGAGAGCCTGGATGCAGGTCTACCTCTGAAATTTATGTTGCAGTTGAGGCAAAGattttcaaaaacatacatacCTTGATCTTGCCGGAATGATCTGAACATTTTATTTGAAACACACTCCCTGGATCAGTGCCATCTTGTGCCTGAATAGGTGATTTGTTGTGGGCATACAATGTACGAACCTCTCCGTTTCTTTCCTTAGCGAAGTACCACTTTCTACCGGAATCCTGTTTTCTGCTATCTCTCGAAATGTTTTTTGATGACCCCTTTCCGCCTTGTCCATTCGCCAtaatgaatgaaaattaaacttCGAAAAGATACCACAAACTGGTACTGTAACCGGTAACGCTGTCTATGCAGAGTGGGCGGTATTTCAATGCAAAGAAATCGATATCCTTCAAAATGCATTTGTCCTATTGGTCACTTTTCTACATTGATGCTTAAATTAAATGACAAGTTCCGTTTGAATTTGAGACTTTGCACAGTTATGTGGGCGTTATGTGACACGCAGTCATACTAACGCTTTTAAGTTTATCGTTCTGGATTTTGAAAATAGGATGTAATGAATATGGATGACTCCGCCGCTAGCTCAATTGCAGAAGAGCCTTTGTCGCTCTCAATTCTTTCCAGTATTTCCGAAGAGCCTTTGGCGCTTTCATTATCAACTGATGACGAAAAATTCGAAGGTGGGGTTACAAGAATTCCAGAACTTGAGGATGGAATATTTGAACCTCTTTTTAGTAGTACACCTGGGAAAAGGCAACGGGTATCATATGAAGACGGCTGTTTAGACTCCTCAAGAACCGAGGAACCACTCTTGCCCGGAAGTAGTGTTTCAATACAGGAACAAGATCAAACATCTTGCGGTGAAGAATCTGCAGATGACGATGGCGCTGAAACACTGGTTGACAATCAGTCCGAAGGCGAGATCTCGAGCAGCAATGAAAGGTAAACCAACGACAGATCGAGCTGAAGGTAACATTTCAATTTCCAACTTGTTTAACTTGAGCGAACGAACGTTTTTTTGTTTGAGGATGGTAGTAGTCAATGCAGAAACCGTGTTGTTGACCTAGGCGGAAAAGTCGAGGATTTCTCTGATGTTGTGAAAGTGACAGATCTTGTTATGAAACGGAAAAAAGGTGGACCTTTGCCACTGGCAAAATTCATTGACACCTACTCTCGCGGTCAAAGGGCATTAAAATGTTCGTGGAGAAGTTATTCTCCTCGATTTACTGCAAAAATCGTGGACATAGCTCTCAAGAACAAGATTTCAGTTCATACAAAAGAAGAATTTGACCAGCTTGTATTAAGCAGAAAACCGCATAGAAACAAAACCCCAATGATGCAAGACCGGAAACATGAGAAACTGAAAAAACTTAAGCCTCCTTTCATCAAAGTGGAAGATCGTTCGAGGAAATTTTGTCCTATTTTTAAAGAATTCGTGAAGTCGCCGACGTTTGACGTCGAAGAAGATCAGGGTCGTGTACCCGAACAGTTCGTCgtagaaaaaatgaaaaagagaaTTTATTGTGAACACTGTGAAGAGTAAGTTTTCGAAAGCCAACTTGAAATGCACTGCGATGCGAAGCGCCATAAATCAATAACTAGAAGAAGGATATTGGAGCCGCGCTGATGCCTTAATATATATCAAAGTTACCTTCTCCCGAGGAATTCGAGACTAAATACAGGGAGAAAAAGGTATTATCTGCAGAATCAGAAAAAAGCACAGTTCCAACCTGATAAAGCGTGCGCGTAAGCTTTGTGCTATAAGGGGGGGCGGTACTTAACttcagaaagacaatggttttTAAGGAAGCTCTTTAATTAATCGAAGAGCCCTGCAAAAGTGTTGCGaagtaacttcttcaatggcaatctgacatcacttcattCAGATGGCACATGCGCAACTAGTGCCAGACCTCTGATCtgtgtttcagtgaaaaacaggtaaaagctcCCAGAAAAAGAAAGAGGTGGTTCTTTCATTAGATGGGAACTGTCccatcattttttgtaaactgtagcatggaatttctatttggacaaaaaatggaactgatataaAGGTAAGTCAAAGGTGGGCCTTATAATGACATCATCATTTTTTCGGAGAGGTAATTTCTtgtaaaatccatgctacagattttgtgttagaatgtaatcatactgttgcgttaaaaatttggtAAGAACAATCATAGTTAACTAGCTGAGTTTTTAGATGTGATTTACCAAATGAtgttgtgagtcgaaccagaGAAAAAACACACTTGATAAgaaaggataactgtagagttaaagggacccgaaaaatgactatttgaaggggttCATAATgtagcaacagtttggtagtgAAGAGCCACCCCCCTTACTGCGGAATCTTAAACCTTACAGCACTTAAAGccccaaactgcgttttggcttccatgaATCCAAATTTCCAAACATAGTCGGGAAGATCAACTCTGtctggagtttttgtttagttcacagctcaaACACCATAATTATGATATGTTTTTtgaaattcttcagtaaaaagatatGTACAGATTCCATCGGTGTTGAATGCAGCCATAGTTacaaaaacaaggaatgacctacatgtacatgtgcaatgacctacaatgagcaactacaatgacctacaatggtctacaatgacctacagtggtctacaatgacctacaaagaGCTACAATGACatacagtgatctacaatgacctacaatgacctgtaatgagctaaaataaaagatacgtgtaatttgcagctctgagggCACTGCAGCATGTTTGCATTATAAAGGTTAAAAACATTGCACTCtgcactttgaaccaatcataacCTCGTTGCTGAGcaagtttaaaattttcattgtgcACTCTGAACTAAAGAAAACATCATGGCAAGaattatataatttatttataatcttctcttcattttttcctgctctaATTAAGATTTTATCGTTGCCAAGCGAAGCCTTGATTTTTGCACATTTTCATTTAagctttaaaacaaaggaaaaccatgcAAGGGTCTTTTCACAGTTTGTTTCTGCCTTCAAGGTAGACTgtgaacgcagacgtatttccggcggtcatTTCTCAGGCCATGTGCGTGATTGCTGTCGTCATTTGGGCTGCCATGCAATGGACTAAAAGCGTTGTGTGACAACGCACAAGGGATGTTTTCCACTCACCAAACTCTTCACCCTGatcctcttttgtctttctctttgaaaTCTTATAAGCCATTTaagtaggtcattgtagctcattgtgggtcattgtagatcactgaCAGTAGGTTATTGtagatcattttaggtcattgtagctcattgtatgCCATTGAAGGGCTCTTGTTGTAGCTCATTGTTGGTCTTTATAAGGTGATTTTAGCTTATAATATAcctcattgtagctcattgtaggtcattgtagatcactgtaggtcattgtatatcattgtaggtcattacagtagctcattgtagatcgttgtagatcattgtatgtcattccttgttttagtaggTACCGGTATGTGAATGCAGCATTAATTTTTGCATATTAAGCAGGCGTAATAACTTCCACTGGATAACCAGTTTTGGATAACCAGTTTTGAATAACCTTATTGGAATTACATGTATTCGTCTGGTTTTATTGTAGTTAAAGATTCTGGATGTTGCACtatcaagagaccttgttatgaGAAAGATTGACATAACAAACTAGCTGTTATCATGTCACAGCAATGTTATGAAACCATGtgaaacaacaattattattagttatatatatatatatatatatatatatatatatatattttatcatGTTTGCGGTGACTATGTCATATTACTAGTCACTTTCTTAGTTGCAAATCAAATCCTTCTGCAAAATATTAGTTGaccaaaaattctgattgccctTTTTGGCGAGTCTTAGAGTTGTTTCACTTACCCATGGATATATTCGCTTGCCCTGAGCAATCAGGCAAGTGTTAGTGTCAAACACTGATCTAGAACACAAGAAAGGTCATCACTATGCAGTAGGCTTAGTTGTCTCCCCCACACATCCCACTTGTTGAAAGATGTTCAAAAATTAAGATGAAAATTAAGGTTGAAAGACAACGTAGATATCGATAATAGCCATTAACTTAAGTCGgctgtttacatgtacatgtagactaCAATGTatgcttttttttccaaaatggagtTTCAGTTTCTTGGTAATTTGGATTTGCTGATATAtccttattttaataattattattgttattgtaggTTAACCGTTTTACCAGGTGTGATTACTGCACAATATTGTGTGACTGAGGAAAAGCGAAAAGCAAGAGACAGGGATGTGCGAAAGTACTTGGACAAACTGTTTGATTTCCACAATGACCTGCAAATGTAAGTTATGCAAACAGTCATTGCATTTTGTGACCTCTTATAGAAAATATATGTGATACTGATATCTGTTGATATCCGTAATGCATGCAAAGGGTAACAGTGTGTTTcaacagatacatgtacatgtatgtacataaACCCTGTCATGATAAcagttgataatttttttttctgacttgAATAAACTATGCTTTCAAACCATGCCAGCTGgatagatgtacatgtatgggtGGTAAATATTAATTGTCACAGGTAGTCATAGTACAGTCATCCAAACAGTCAATTATTGATGTTCATGTGAACTGCTTCAGCCAATTGCATAGATATCTGatctttgttgtgttttttgcAAAGAATTGGTTGACATAATACCCTTATAAGGGTATAAAATTATGTCAATCAATTCTTTGCAAAACACACACCACAGGGATGCCAAAATTAGATTATCTAGTAATTTTTTGCATCCCTCACATGAATTCATAAATTTAGCTAAGTATTTCTATCTATTTTGTCACAGGAGAGAAAGGAAACTGTACTAACACCACAGGGAGAAGGCAAAACAGTACCCACACGAGTATGCTTGTATTGCGCAAGATGGCATGGATCACTGACAGGTAAAGCTTCTCCTTCCACGCCTCATAGTAAATTTTAGTGTTACAGCACATGCCTATGCCAGTGCAAGAAAGCTTAGAACTCACTTCACTGGTGTGTTAAACCATGGCAGACAACCGAAGGGCTATTTTGACCTATTCCAGTATCCCCATGATTCAAATCTCACCATAAATATTCTATTATTGGAGTTGCAAAGCATGGGGGAGGACTTGCCTGACACCCTGTTCCTCCAAATGGATAATTGCTGGAGGGAAAAACCAGTTTGTTCTAAACTTCCTTGTTGTCCTAGTTATGCTTGATATTTTTGTGAAGGTAAATTGAGtaacactgaaaatttattgAGTCAAATAAGGAATTTGATCCTCTCTGCCTTAGGAGTTTAGTGTACTGGTAGAAGCCAGTTATAATTATATGCATATtaattaaaggaaaggaaatgaaagcaacttaagggtgcgttcgattgaccgtattccagaataggaatacatggaatataagttagaaatccttcgtttttacggagattcacattaa
This window harbors:
- the LOC138049696 gene encoding uncharacterized protein, whose translation is MAVKFDDFYPLRSRDTKGIVTPENGPAVLEASLHNRRYFFANLRGNYETEIIRSDEILDGHLTMKEVCRIYGLYSKPFVDLQYVLLEKNQSATAAEKPKIVEVKRKRIKKRKGKKNLLKKCLSSNVHLRLGNEDEKISDLPPSQESGASDETAPSQKPRPLENERKENLVPSDVDESANIKSEDLVPNQVRSLLEHSVSVDKDRNELTYLNMASGTSWNVNRNDAPFMEKRTVKSIVESDLSEPYLNLDEKTIDSSLMVMSAVNGSAHACSVMSDSASGVSHYASDTGMNHISGELESTASLRGLILESS